A part of Terriglobia bacterium genomic DNA contains:
- the dinB gene encoding DNA polymerase IV, translated as MRTVFHVDMDAFFVSVEELFDPSLKDKAVVVGGQRDERGVVAAANYEARKFGVHSAMPLRTAAKLLPADAVFVDGHPGRYRDCSRKVYEVLKKFSPALEMASIDEAYLDMTGTERLHGPPLRAAHNLHAEMKARTQLNCSIGIGSSRLVAKVASDQAKRNGVLHVLPGCEAAFLAPLDIRKIPGVGKVTEHKLHTMGIFKVGDLTKLDEAVLEQRFGKWGLALAGKARGEDAGGWFDAEIGEDTGPKSISHEHTFNTDTADLQQLESTLARLSEMVGRRLRESRLYARTIQLKLRYRDFSTITRAHTLAGATQLDTEIIEQVRALFRRNWQPGREVRLLGVQASSLETAEGQIELLDSDRHQRWKQALSAADRMRDKFGESAVSLAGGMRGAFRERTHENPAALPGKSRADGEK; from the coding sequence GTGCGCACGGTGTTTCATGTCGACATGGACGCCTTCTTCGTTTCCGTCGAGGAGCTTTTCGATCCCTCGTTGAAAGACAAGGCCGTCGTCGTGGGCGGGCAGCGTGACGAACGCGGCGTGGTGGCGGCGGCCAATTACGAAGCGCGCAAGTTCGGCGTGCACTCGGCCATGCCGCTGCGCACCGCCGCCAAGCTTCTGCCTGCCGATGCCGTGTTCGTGGATGGCCACCCCGGGCGGTATCGCGACTGCTCGCGGAAGGTCTATGAAGTTCTGAAGAAGTTTTCGCCTGCCCTCGAGATGGCCTCGATTGACGAAGCCTACCTTGATATGACCGGCACCGAGCGCCTGCACGGTCCGCCGCTGCGCGCCGCCCACAATTTGCACGCGGAGATGAAGGCCAGGACGCAGCTCAACTGCTCGATCGGGATCGGCTCGTCGCGGCTGGTCGCCAAGGTGGCTTCCGACCAGGCAAAGCGCAACGGCGTGCTGCACGTCCTGCCGGGCTGCGAGGCCGCGTTCCTGGCGCCGCTCGATATTCGTAAGATTCCGGGCGTCGGCAAGGTTACCGAGCACAAGCTGCACACCATGGGCATCTTCAAGGTCGGCGACCTTACCAAGCTCGACGAGGCGGTGCTCGAACAGCGTTTCGGCAAGTGGGGGCTGGCGCTGGCGGGCAAGGCGCGCGGCGAAGATGCCGGCGGCTGGTTCGATGCGGAAATCGGCGAGGACACCGGTCCCAAGTCCATCAGCCACGAACACACCTTCAACACCGACACCGCCGACCTGCAACAACTGGAATCCACGCTGGCTCGCTTGAGCGAAATGGTCGGACGCCGTCTGCGCGAGAGCCGCCTGTACGCGCGCACCATCCAGCTCAAACTTCGTTATCGGGATTTCTCCACCATCACGCGGGCACACACGCTGGCCGGCGCAACCCAACTCGATACGGAGATCATCGAGCAGGTCCGCGCACTCTTCCGCCGCAACTGGCAGCCGGGGCGCGAAGTGCGCCTGCTGGGCGTCCAGGCGTCGTCGCTGGAAACGGCTGAAGGCCAGATCGAATTGCTGGACTCGGATCGCCACCAGCGCTGGAAACAGGCGCTCTCGGCGGCCGACCGGATGCGCGACAAATTCGGCGAGTCGGCGGTCTCGCTCGCCGGCGGCATGCGTGGCGCCTTCCGCGAGCGCACCCATGAGAACCCCGCGGCACTGCCGGGAAAATCTAGAGCTGACGGTGAGAAGTAA
- the aroE gene encoding shikimate dehydrogenase, translating into MASPSFVPRPLPLRLPRVCVPVAGASAAEMVEKAETMVRDNSFLEFRLDYLKNPGLALPQVRRFLSYHPGVVAIATCRRGVNGGKFRGSLAAQLDVLTKAAANGCQLVDLELQSASAMKPADLERLRGRASLILSFHDFQATRKIEQTFAKMQQFAADYYKVVTTATTLFDNVLMMKFLMQTRNTHSVIGVCMGEQGIISRVLGLRAGSVWTFAAASPGEETAPGMMTAKLLREVYRIEQVDAATKVYGVAGDPVSHSLSPQMMNAAFRRENVNAVYLALHAKTLPDLLKCVHEIPIHGLSVTMPYKQQIVEHLDNSDSLTQKTGACNTVVRAQDGKLYGFNTDVAGIVQPVEQRLNLNGAPVLVLGAGGAARAAVFGLKARGAEVYILNRTPAPAQKLARQAKAKVIKRGDLKKLSFDVIINATPVGMGNGKASPLNENEIKAKFVMDMVYGAVETRFLRLARAQGASVIPGWEMFVYQGARQFEIWTGKPAPLSEMQNEVQSALAARARNGNNQRKK; encoded by the coding sequence GTGGCAAGTCCCAGCTTCGTGCCGCGGCCGTTGCCGTTGCGCCTGCCGCGCGTATGCGTTCCGGTGGCGGGCGCTTCGGCGGCCGAAATGGTCGAGAAGGCCGAGACCATGGTGCGCGATAACTCCTTTCTGGAGTTCAGGTTAGATTACTTGAAAAACCCCGGCCTGGCGCTTCCGCAGGTCCGCCGGTTTCTCAGTTACCACCCGGGAGTGGTCGCCATCGCCACCTGCCGCCGGGGGGTCAACGGGGGCAAGTTCCGCGGTTCGCTGGCTGCCCAACTGGACGTGCTCACCAAGGCGGCCGCCAATGGCTGCCAGCTTGTCGACCTGGAATTGCAAAGCGCCTCCGCCATGAAGCCCGCCGACCTGGAGCGCCTGCGCGGCCGGGCATCGTTGATCTTGTCCTTCCATGACTTCCAAGCCACCAGGAAAATTGAGCAGACGTTCGCCAAGATGCAGCAGTTTGCCGCCGACTATTACAAGGTCGTCACCACCGCGACCACGCTGTTCGACAACGTGCTGATGATGAAGTTCCTGATGCAGACGCGCAACACGCATTCGGTGATCGGCGTCTGCATGGGCGAACAAGGCATCATCAGCCGCGTTCTCGGACTGCGCGCCGGCAGTGTCTGGACCTTCGCCGCCGCCAGCCCCGGCGAGGAAACCGCACCCGGCATGATGACCGCCAAGCTGCTGCGCGAGGTTTACCGCATCGAGCAGGTGGATGCCGCGACCAAGGTCTATGGGGTGGCCGGCGACCCGGTGTCGCACTCCTTGTCGCCGCAGATGATGAACGCCGCGTTTCGCCGCGAAAACGTCAATGCGGTGTACCTGGCACTGCACGCGAAAACGCTCCCCGATCTGCTGAAGTGCGTGCATGAGATCCCCATCCACGGCCTCAGCGTGACCATGCCCTACAAACAGCAGATTGTCGAACACCTCGACAACAGCGATTCGCTGACGCAGAAAACCGGCGCGTGCAACACCGTGGTGCGCGCCCAGGACGGCAAACTCTATGGCTTCAATACCGATGTCGCGGGCATCGTGCAGCCGGTGGAGCAGCGCCTGAACCTGAACGGCGCCCCGGTGCTGGTGCTGGGCGCGGGCGGCGCGGCGCGGGCGGCGGTGTTCGGGCTGAAGGCACGTGGGGCTGAGGTCTACATCCTGAACCGCACCCCGGCCCCGGCCCAGAAGCTGGCGCGCCAGGCGAAGGCGAAGGTGATCAAGCGCGGCGACCTGAAGAAGCTTTCCTTCGACGTCATCATCAATGCCACGCCGGTTGGCATGGGCAATGGCAAGGCTTCGCCGCTGAACGAGAATGAAATCAAGGCGAAGTTCGTCATGGACATGGTTTACGGCGCGGTCGAGACGCGCTTCCTCCGCCTCGCTCGTGCCCAGGGCGCCAGCGTGATTCCCGGCTGGGAGATGTTCGTGTATCAGGGGGCGCGCCAGTTCGAAATCTGGACTGGAAAGCCGGCGCCGCTCTCCGAAATGCAGAATGAGGTGCAGTCCGCCCTCGCCGCCCGCGCCCGCAACGGCAACAATCAGCGGAAAAAGTAG
- a CDS encoding GvpL/GvpF family gas vesicle protein, with translation MAWYAYCITEQDAFLTNGARARRPFTVAGMKGIADSPILAYPSGDFAVIVSEYQRTGDLDQRAVLEHARVISECFRNTTVLPFKFGTVFDTDDALRRAVRANRKAFTESVARLKGKSEMHLKVVVHRQALRDVLPDATLPLSAGSEYLCKLREIASRDRERQSKARAVSVQVHKLFLPLEEEVSCKKVDSGGLLIDIAHLIDSKTVEKYQNRYSAATRQLKDCEVAISGPWPPYHFTPGKLRTVGGNS, from the coding sequence ATGGCATGGTACGCCTACTGCATTACCGAGCAAGACGCCTTTCTGACTAACGGCGCTCGCGCTCGCAGGCCCTTCACCGTAGCCGGCATGAAAGGCATCGCCGACTCTCCCATCCTGGCGTATCCCAGCGGCGACTTTGCCGTCATCGTCAGCGAGTATCAACGCACCGGCGACCTCGACCAGAGGGCGGTTTTGGAGCACGCGCGCGTGATCAGCGAGTGCTTCCGGAACACCACCGTGCTGCCCTTCAAGTTCGGCACCGTCTTCGACACCGACGATGCCCTCCGCCGCGCCGTCCGCGCCAATCGCAAGGCGTTCACCGAAAGCGTGGCCCGCCTGAAGGGCAAGTCCGAAATGCACCTGAAAGTCGTGGTTCATCGCCAGGCGCTGCGCGACGTGCTTCCCGACGCCACGCTTCCCTTGTCGGCCGGCAGCGAATATCTCTGCAAGCTGCGCGAGATTGCCAGCCGCGATCGCGAGCGTCAAAGCAAGGCGCGCGCCGTCTCCGTCCAGGTGCACAAGCTGTTTTTACCGCTGGAAGAGGAAGTCAGTTGCAAGAAGGTCGATTCCGGCGGCCTGCTGATCGATATTGCCCACCTCATCGATTCCAAGACGGTGGAGAAGTACCAGAACCGCTACAGCGCCGCCACGCGACAGTTGAAAGACTGCGAGGTCGCCATCAGCGGTCCGTGGCCGCCTTATCACTTCACTCCCGGCAAGTTGCGAACCGTGGGTGGGAACAGCTGA
- a CDS encoding TraR/DksA family transcriptional regulator translates to MDKKKVEYFKKKLEERQQQLRKNVSRTAQDGRASDLDTAQDIADRAASSYNKEFLFHQSNSERQLLQMVEGALSRIREGSFGQCISCGKDINPKRIEAVPWTRHCIECQEKLEKGQLEEAAG, encoded by the coding sequence ATGGACAAGAAGAAGGTCGAATACTTCAAGAAGAAGCTGGAAGAGCGGCAGCAGCAGTTGCGCAAGAACGTCTCGCGCACCGCGCAGGACGGTCGCGCCAGCGATCTCGATACCGCGCAGGATATCGCCGATCGCGCCGCCAGCTCCTACAACAAGGAGTTCCTCTTTCACCAGAGCAACAGCGAGCGCCAGCTCTTGCAGATGGTCGAGGGCGCCCTCTCCCGCATCCGCGAAGGCAGTTTCGGCCAGTGCATCTCCTGCGGCAAGGACATCAATCCCAAGCGCATCGAGGCCGTGCCCTGGACCCGCCACTGCATCGAATGTCAGGAAAAGCTGGAAAAAGGCCAGCTCGAAGAAGCCGCCGGTTAG